atgtatgaataaataaaaataattgattCATCAACATataatgtgcaaaatatttcgagccaagaaatgtaaagcatgtaaaagaatagttaaagaaattgtattagccccgtgggcataagttaaaataattacaaaatagggggacgcagccccaataaatgatctcCCCGAGATCatattcaaggaagaggagtctccttggccttctcagcatcagtagctccggacccctcaggacgaataacatgactatcctcctgagctccctccgaaacggtgtctggagcagccttctccttcttgagttgttcagcctcttccttctcgagtcgAGCATTCCACCGTTcgagaagcggcgcctcgtgcggacctaagaagctggtgtccagatcctcattgtaggcccacatccggtacatagcAGAATCAACTGCTtgttctttcttctctttgtattcagcaaggaggcgagttttttcttctctttcttttgctcctcgagctcagctcTCAGCTTTCCAAGCTCAGTGGCCATCCCCTCGCGCTCTTTAACTCCCGCATCGAGCTTCAcgttcgccgccttcagatcatcgctcgccttgaggtgaagatctttcgcctcttgagcatgaatCTTGCCCGAATGGATCTCGTGGTTTAACTGATAATTGAGCTGAGCAGTGAAGGCtagagcctgaaaaagaaataaACTACCATTAGCTCCAAGTCAGTATGATTACAAGTGGAAAAGGAAAGAGTATAGAAGAATGCTTACCGCGgcggtgtgctcgatactcttctcataaagagcagTGCAATCTCGGGTACCAGttaagcactgccactggggagcttcgaaactcccatagctctggccgatccgggacatgacatccgagatcagcgtggaTCCGTgggatccagcagcattgtccaccGCATATGCGTCGATATGGGTGGAGATTGACAACTTCTGGACTCGGGAAACAGAAGGCCTTTTGGAAAGCGGAGCAGAGGATGATtgacccaccacaggaggttgggcctCAGCCATAGCGGAGGGGTCGACCAGCGAGGTCGGCGCCACTGCCGAGGCGACAATCTGTGAAGACGGCGCCATCGTGGAAGCGCTGGCTTGGGCAGTCGACGCAACAACGGAGCTCGAAACTGGCAGAacaaggggaggtgttttcttggacctcttggggcctttgCCCAACTGGTCAGCCTTATGTGCCCCCGctctggggcgcttgctcctcttggcgtcGGCGCCGTCAATGATgctgtcaaggtcggagtccatcttgcctgcacaagtcataacacaacgcgaataaataaaagagaagcatacaagttatttcagtatcacagacacggagtgatgatagaagaaacctaactggaactctcccccgagctcgagcttgggaaccatgaaattcccccgtctccAGAGGAggtggggggagtgccttccctataagtaggcgataacctcgaaaggtccctataatcattggtcccgtactgcacagctatcccattccacaccttgtccgtggtgtacatggtatcgtatttcccgagcccactatcgaacctatggacacagtcatctacccaactccatatgtagaagttgtatctatcctgtgggcacgagactagcctattgggcctgtgttttagtaatgtgggggaccacatcctcgaagtagggaggactttacctttatctgagtccgagctcgaggcttcatcattggcctcattcccggaccgcggactcctcagacgaactgggagtgatggcctcctttctctccttggaggaagggcgcctgtgggcagtggcacctcctcccagagttcatattttttgctggaccagtcagaggttgactggccctctcccaacagcccacaagctcggagcttgccctcatgtaataggtacgagagagacctcctgccataagggagttggagcaaggcctctctgtgcctcttcatcgcttcattaggggtgggacgctgaaaattagctgaaaaacgaaacacatttcaactaaatgtggatttaagaactaaagtctcgagctcaggaataaaagtaacgagaatacttacaaatccgcctgaacgaataatgtcgagacggggacagaccatctgtccagaagaaggtcctcttgaaatcaggcgggtggttgggaagatccccaaaaaccctcgtctctttggggtagctcgagagatagtaaaaaccatcccctccccgagctcgggaggggttacttttcaaacaaaagagatataaaatctcttgaggtgaaggtccttcccaccccagctcgtggaacaaggacctcagggcagacaacaccctgtacgaattggtgttgagttggaacggagccaacccaacgaaatcagtaaagtctttgaaaaaagacttcaagggcagcagtgctcctgccctcatatgttcttggctccatgccgcatatttcactgtggcgtcacggccgccaggggcgaagcagctccgttcttgaccagtcggagctcgacacttcaaggtgcctgacaaatgaaggccatggaaggccaggatttcagatatttggctggttgtggtaaccgtgctctagtagagctcggcctcgaacatctctctcctcggctgtgaggaggaaggttcccccattaaggaaaactggagttcccctggatgatatgCAACAGTGACTCttagcgcagggtcgaggggaattggcctaggtcctgaattgagttccggatagagggcctcccgaagaactcttctcttcttttcaatgacctcgtctatctggcggcgatagtgggctcgaatgtcttcctgCTCGCGTgtaagctcgtattctcttatccgacgttggttccgggagaagagcgattctgggctcggagattttggctcgtaagggattgccagcaatgacccccaccgtctttccagattctgtgacatctaacgagaaagaaaatatggtgagggccatgcatgcgagaatcacgagctcgatggaatgagctcggaaaTTTAGGAACGAGACACTAAATACTAAgatccttattgaagagtcaggggcgtgtattccacgaaaaagaaaaggagcgtggataattttttgaaaatcccgaaattcaagagaaagaagagtggcggttaaccaggaaaggtgtctttgggtttcgtgcatttatcaagacccacgtttttatccgaaaacttagtgcacaagaaacgttgcctaaaaatttcaaaacccagaaaatgggaaccacattcaaacgtcaaaactgggtataaaccagagacgaaaatCCAGAATGAAAGTCTAAAAGGCATGAAAACCTATCGGGTTAAAACTTCCTATCGTGGATGCAAACCAGTATAAAcagatacacagcaagaacaatttaaataaaaactggcaaaatgaaaaacaaaaatggcatacttacacagtaatggcgattgcagagagattgtcgattgaagaagaagttgcaggaaagaactcactgactcgaacagaccaggattcctttgtttctttggtcgagaaaacatgcacagaataggaactttgcaaagaggtctttgggtttgtttttattcttttcttgcttatgacgaatgaaggtaaaagtgaagaagaagatgaagagtggggtcttgtatatataggtggggaaaatgaattaatcaggagcgtcgaatgaaatcctcactagatcgaacggacggggatcaatgacaagaaggcgccgaaaagttgtcagacggacgatcgtgggcgtgtttcccaggtactcaagtgcctaaagtgagcaatacccagctgacgcgtgtccatttttaagagtgtatgacggtacagttctcaagtaaagtagttcaaaagtttccttctcttaggattcgaacaaatacttttgagggggcaagatgttatacccagatttcgagccatggtaaatgtgacatcgaaagttggattcacaacaaatggtctcgtaaggattagagtatgctccagggttgtatatcgagcctgcaaagtacgatatatgacctcgaatatggtgacctcgaaacgatcgcgacatcgaaaggtagctccgagaacaccctcatcttcagggacgacttcggatcaggggtcgcgAGCTCGATGAACGtgcgatctcgaaagccacgtgaaCTCGAGAGATATCTTCAGCTCgacagatgacgggaaacctgggaagctaaagccttag
This genomic interval from Humulus lupulus chromosome 8, drHumLupu1.1, whole genome shotgun sequence contains the following:
- the LOC133793470 gene encoding uncharacterized protein LOC133793470, which encodes MDSDLDSIIDGADAKRSKRPRAGAHKADQLGKGPKRSKKTPPLVLPVSSSVVASTAQASASTMAPSSQIVASAVAPTSLVDPSAMAEAQPPVVGQSSSAPLSKRPSVSRVQKLSISTHIDAYAVDNAAGSHGSTLISDVMSRIGQSYGSFEAPQWQCLTGTRDCTALYEKSIEHTAAALAFTAQLNYQLNHEIHSGKIHAQEAKDLHLKASDDLKAANVKLDAGVKEREGMATELGKLRAELEEQKKEKKKLASLLNTKRRKNKQLILLCTGCGPTMRIWTPAS